In Calonectris borealis chromosome 29, bCalBor7.hap1.2, whole genome shotgun sequence, one genomic interval encodes:
- the RORC gene encoding LOW QUALITY PROTEIN: nuclear receptor ROR-gamma (The sequence of the model RefSeq protein was modified relative to this genomic sequence to represent the inferred CDS: inserted 3 bases in 2 codons) — MSRDAVKFGRMSKKQRDRLHAEVQQQLEQRQQERATEGAPTISLGLMGCRGHPLTPAGTLGCPGTHHGGMEGRAGPTAEVEPGRLEGTKRGPDGDGDRDGDRDGPDFYPHPNVGSLLESPTSSGVEIEHLTQNVLKSYRETCQLRAEDLQLRRWDTFSRDEVCAYQKKSMEEMWQRCAGRITEAIQHVVEFAKRLRGFMDLCQNDQIVLLKAGAMEVVLVRMCRAFNSDNRTVFFEGKYASAELFRSLGCHELIGSIFDFAQSLCALHFSESEVALFSALVLVNANRPWLQEXGEGGTAAGTPGSRLPPPAAPDXHREGLLARLPPQGRLRALCSQHVEQLQAFRRLHPGVLHAFPPLYRELFASEAETPGSTR, encoded by the exons ATGTCCCGCGACG ccGTCAAGTTCGGCCGCATGTCCAAGAAGCAGCGGGACCGGCTGCACGCCgaggtgcagcagcagctggagcagcggcagcaggagCGGGCGACCGAGGGGGCACCCACCAtctccctggggctgatggggtgCCGGGGCCACCCGCTGACCCCCgctggcaccctggggtgccccggcACCCACCACGGCGGGAtggagggcagggctggtccCACGGCGGAGGTGGAGCCGGGGCGGCTGGAGGGGACCAAGCGGGGTCcagatggggacggggacagggatggggacagggacggccCCGACTTCTACCCACACCCCAATGTCGGCAGCCTCCTGGAGTCACCCACATCCTCTGGCGTGGAGATCG AGCACCTCACCCAGAACGTCCTCAAGTCATACCGGGAGACCTGCCAGCTCCGCGCCGAGGACCTGCAGCTCCGGCGCTGGGACACCTTCTCCCGCGACGAGGTCTGCGCCTACCAGAAGAAG TCGATGGAGGAGATGTGGCAGCGCTGCGCCGGGCGCATCACCGAGGCCATCCAGCACGTGGTGGAGTTCGCCAAGCGCCTGCGCGGCTTCATGGACCTCTGCCAGAACGACCAGATCGTCCTCCTCAAAGCGG GCGCCATGGAGGTGGTGCTGGTGCGCATGTGCCGAGCCTTCAACTCCGACAACCGGACCGTCTTCTTCGAGGGCAAGTACGCCAGCGCCGAGCTCTTCCGATCCCTGG GCTGCCACGAGCTCATCGGCTCCATCTTCGACTTCGCCCAGAGCCTCTGCGCTCTGCACTTCTCGGAGAGCGAGGTGGCCCTCTTCAGCGCCCTCGTCCTCGTCAACGCCA acCGGCCGTGGCTGCAGG CAGGCGAAGGTGGCACGGCTGCAGGGACACCTGGAAGTCGCCTTCCGCCTCCTGCTGCGCCGGA CCACCGCGAGGGGCTGCTGGCCAGG CTGCCGCCGCAGGGGCGCCTGCGGGCGCTGTGCTCGCAGCACGTGGAGCAGCTCCAGGCCTTCCGCCgcctgcaccccggggtgctgcacGCCTTCCCCCCGCTCTACCGCGAGCTCTTCGCCTCCGAGGCCGAgacccccggcagcacccgctGA
- the LOC142094061 gene encoding acyl-coenzyme A thioesterase THEM4-like, translated as MRQQYRRLLGLAATGAWARLPSYRSARHHLPEAPATPGETRLFLRAIEGAGAGFEYAMFLNASERRLLCLFQPGPYLEGHPGLTHGGAIAAIIDSTLGTCALAVAGKVVTANLSIDYLAPVPLGAVLLVDGRAERLEGRKVFLSCHVRSTSGDTLHARATGLFIRLDPSKHRTQEEDGGQ; from the exons ATGCGGCAGCAGTACCGGCGCCTGCTGGGCCTGGCCGCCACCGGGGCCTGGGCTCGGCTCCCCTCCTACCGCAGCGCCCGCCACCACCTCCCGG AGGCGCCGGCGACGCCGGGGGAGACGCGGCTCTTCCTCCGCGCCATCGAAGGCGCCGGCGCCGGCTTCGAGTACGCCATGTTCCTCAACGCCAGCGAGCGCCGCCTGCTCTGCCTCTTCCAGCCCGGGCCCTACCTGGAGGGGCACCCCGG cctgacCCACGGCGGCGCCATCGCCGCCATCATCGACAGCACGCTGGGGACCTGCGCCCTGGCGGTGGCCGGCAAGGTGGTGACGGCCAACCTCAGCATCGACTACCTGGC CCCCGTCCCGCTGGGCGCCGTGCTGCTGGTGGACGGCCGCGCCGAGCGGCTGGAGGGGCGCAAGGTTTTCCTCTCCTGCCACGTCCGGAGCACCAGCGGGGACACGCTGCACGCCCGGGCCACCG GGCTCTTCATCCGGCTGGACCCCAGCAAGCACCGGACACAGGAGGAGGATGGTGGCCAGTAG
- the S100A10 gene encoding protein S100-A10, with product MPSQMEHAMETLMFTFHKYAGDKNHLSKEDLRALMEKELPGFLENQRDPMALDKIMKDLDQCRDGKVGFQGFFSLVAGLTIACNDYFVLHMKQKGRK from the exons atgccgTCCCAGATGGAGCACGCCATGGAGACCCTCATGTTCACCTTCCACAAGTACGCGGGGGACAAGAACCACCTCAGCAAGGAGGACCTGCGGGCGCTGATGGAGAAGGAGCTCCCCGGCTTCCTGGAG AACCAGCGGGACCCGATGGCCCTGGACAAGATCATGAAGGACCTGGACCAGTGCCGGGACGGCAAGGTGGGCTTCCAGGGCTTCTTCTCGCTGGTGGCCGGGCTCACCATCGCCTGCAACGACTACTTCGTGCTGCACATGAAGCAGAAGGGCAGGAAGTGA